In Juglans regia cultivar Chandler chromosome 5, Walnut 2.0, whole genome shotgun sequence, the following are encoded in one genomic region:
- the LOC109021935 gene encoding 3-ketoacyl-CoA synthase 3-like: MELLVFVCALSLVYFLFMIWKWVDAERDGVCYILDYQCHKPTDDRMLDTETCGEIIKRSKNLGLHEYKFLLKAIVSSGIGEQTYAPRIMLSGEQDKPTLLDGILEMDEVFEDSIGKLLCRSGITPMEIDVLVINVAMLSTVPSLAARIINRYKMRDDIKVFNLTAMGCSASVISIDIVRNLFKTYRNLFALVVTSESLGPNWYSGNQRSMILPNCLFRSGGCAILLTNKRAMKHRAMFKLKCLVRTHHGARDESYNCCMQKEDDQGNLGIYLGKTLPKAATRALVHNLREIAPKILPARELLRFMVMLIVQKMRRSSSNIKSTGGTKAAVNFKTCVDHFCIHTGGKAVIDGIGMSLNLSEYDLEPVRMTLHRFGNTSASSLWYVLGYMEAKKRLKRGDYVLMLSLGAGFKCNSCLWEVMKDLRDGNVWKDCIDGYPPESLANPFMEKYSWINQEHDASTFKFPDQ, encoded by the coding sequence ATGGAGCTTCTAGTTTTCGTCTGTGCTCTCTCTTTGGTCTATTTTCTGTTCATGATATGGAAGTGGGTTGATGCAGAGAGAGATGGAGTGTGCTACATTTTGGACTACCAATGCCACAAGCCGACCGATGACAGAATGCTAGACACTGAGACCTGCGGGGAGATAATCAAGAGGTCCAAGAATCTTGGTCTCCATGAGTACAAGTTCCTCCTAAAAGCTATTGTGAGCTCCGGTATTGGAGAGCAGACCTACGCACCAAGGATCATGTTATCAGGCGAGCAAGACAAACCCACGTTGCTCGATGGGATCTTGGAGATGGACGAGGTTTTTGAGGATAGCATCGGAAAGCTTTTGTGCAGGTCAGGCATTACTCCCATGGAAATCGATGTTCTTGTTATTAACGTAGCCATGCTCTCCACCGTCCCTTCTTTAGCTGCTAGGATCATCAACCGTTACAAAATGAGAGATGACATAAAAGTGTTCAATCTCACTGCAATGGGGTGCAGTGCAAGCGTTATTTCAATTGACATAGTCAGAAACCTCTTCAAGACCTACAGGAATTTGTTTGCTCTTGTTGTGACTTCTGAATCTTTGGGTCCGAACTGGTATTCTGGGAATCAAAGGTCGATGATTCTTCCGAACTGTTTGTTCCGGTCCGGTGGGTGTGCAATTCTTCTGACTAACAAAAGGGCAATGAAACACAGAGCCATGTTCAAGTTGAAGTGCCTTGTTAGGACACACCATGGGGCTAGAGATGAGTCGTATAATTGTTGCATGCAAAAGGAAGATGATCAAGGGAATCTAGGGATTTACCTTGGCAAGACTCTCCCAAAAGCTGCTACAAGGGCTCTTGTTCATAACCTAAGAGAGATAGCCCCCAAGATTTTACCAGCGAGGGAACTGCTTAGATTCATGGTTATGTTAATTGTCCAGAAAATGAGACGAAGCAGCTCCAATATCAAGAGTACCGGGGGAACCAAAGCTGCTGTGAACTTTAAGACTTGTGTCGACCATTTTTGCATCCATACTGGTGGAAAGGCAGTCATAGATGGCATTGGGATGAGCCTAAACCTTAGCGAGTATGATCTAGAGCCGGTCAGGATGACACTGCACCGGTTTGGAAACACTTCGGCAAGCAGTCTTTGGTATGTTTTGGGGTACATGGAGGCCAAGAAAAGGCTGAAAAGGGGTGATTATGTATTGATGTTAAGCCTTGGTGCTGGCTTCAAATGCAACAGCTGTCTGTGGGAGGTGATGAAGGATTTGAGGGATGGAAATGTGTGGAAAGACTGCATTGATGGGTACCCACCTGAGTCGTTGGCCAACCCTTTCATGGAGAAGTACAGTTGGATCAACCAGGAGCATGATGCAAGCACCTTCAAGTTCCCAGATCAGTAA